The following proteins come from a genomic window of Ammospiza nelsoni isolate bAmmNel1 chromosome 6, bAmmNel1.pri, whole genome shotgun sequence:
- the TNFAIP2 gene encoding tumor necrosis factor alpha-induced protein 2, with product MMKMLPFFQSPFGIRSGSEGCIDANRPFENTSPSAEQVPACPEPSADEIWSRDQEKMRERPEAACRASRASSITSNESCISAGDSPEKGNKGIKGMLKSAFKIVKKTKPPSVKQVMDLLGEQKLCDAIQHLFALERSLSSKSEEGLNTSQKDIESVYEVLKHKVFSTLKDSVLLAKTNPDLLQQAVEALKEQEKEDQNYMSENLPDQNMQFRPRKWKELWMATVKESVEARMKDTSRTPRTENLSAVGQNLLHMGKTMKEDLTVVAKCINKLYPPEFNVFSIYAELYHNYFASQAKKNAESHLEDKDIYLLLSWVHNFYPKDMRKDHALAMELDKVKLGSLLPSSLSKELENKYLDSEEVTVKNSLSRCLDKEIQRWKEDKEPEKLNGHFQSELLGIFVIQSIYSSQKRAEDISKAVGEELSRRLLKELPAFLRSYRDAFEDFKEKSKKHTYYKPILIANINNCWNFRDYTEKYVAEKEDSRADILSTLADIENSGFDVLLQQLFAQLKPMYKKFTENKWDSSSEIMNEIIKTTSKHISDFKTLKDPFYHAIVEKIHARLVKEYIVRLLKRKVSLKSPAQQQTLAQHISKNAADLEAFCTSNGSQATWLNSALPKLAEIIRLQDLGAIKIEVATLATTYPDIRKRHLEAFLHIKANLSRSELKSILGYLADSTASTQPRALLFSGINVS from the exons atgatgaaaatgtTACCTTTTTTCCAAAGTCCTTTTGGAATACGCAGTGGATCAGAGGGCTGCATTGATGCAAACAGGCCATTTGAAAACACTTCACCATCAGCTGAGCAagtccctgcctgtcctgaaCCTTCTGCAGATGAGATCTGGTCCAGGGACCAGGAGAAGATGAGAGAAAGGCCAgaggcagcctgcagagcttcACGTGCCTCTTCCATCACGAGCAATGAGAGCTGCAtctctgctggggacagccctgagaAGGGGAACAAAGGAATAAAGGGAATGCTTAAAAGTGCATTTAAAATTGTTAAAAAGACCAAGCCACCCAGTG TCAAACAAGTCATGGATCTCCTTGGAGAACAAAAGCTTTGTGATGCCATTCAACATCTGTTtgccctggagaggagcctGTCTAGCAAAAGTGAGGAGGGACTGAACACCAGTCAGAAAGACATCGAGTCTGTCTATGAAGTTCTGAAGCACAAAGTCTTCAGCACCTTGAAGgattctgtgctgcttgcaaaaacaaacccagaccTGCTACAGCAGGCAGTGGAGGCTCTGAAAGAACAGGAGAAAGAAGATCAGAACTACATGTCAGAGAACCTACCTGACCAAAATATGCAATTTAGACCTAGAAAATGGAAAGAGCTCTGGATGGCTACAGTAAAGGAGTCAGTAGAGGCTCGAATGAAAGACACAAGCCGTACTCCTAGAACTGAGAACCTCTCTGCAGTTGGCCAGAACCTCCTGCACATGGGAAAGACAATGAAAGAAGATTTGACAGTGGTTGCCAAGTGTATTAATAAGCTTTATCCTCCTGAGTTTAATGTGTTCAGCATATATGCAGAACTCTACCACAATTATTTTGCCTCCCaggcaaagaaaaatgctgagtCTCATCTGGAAGACAAGGATATTTATCTTCTTCTCTCGTGGGTGCACAACTTTTATCCAAA agacatgagaaaagatcATGCTTTAGCCATGGAGTTGGATAAAGTTAAGCTTGGAAGCCTTTTGCCTTCAAGTCTGAGCAAAGAGCTTGAAAATAAATACCTTGACAGTGAAGAG GTTACTGTCAAAAATTCACTGAGCAGATGTTTAGATAAAGAAATCCAAAGATGGAAAGAAGACAAGGAACCAGAGAAGCTAAATGGACATTTTCAGAGTGAACTGCTAGGAATATTTGTTATCCAG AGTATCTACAGCAGCCAGAAGCGGGCTGAGGACATCAGCAAGGCCGTGGGTGAGGAGCTGTCCCGCCggctgctgaaggagctgccagCCTTCCTGAGGAG CTACAGGGATGCCTTTGAAGACTTcaaggagaaaagcaagaaGCACACGTACTACAAGCCTATACTGATTGCAAATATTAACAACTGCTGGAATTTTAG AGACTACACAGAGAAATACGTGGCAGAAAAGGAGGACAGTAGAGCCGATATCCTCAGCACTCTTGCTGATATTGAAAACAGTGGATTTGATGTGCTGCTTCAACAGCTCTTTGCCCAGCTGAAG cCAATGTACAAGAAGTTTACAGAGAATAAGTGGGATTCCAGCAGTGAAATTATGAATGAGATCATTAAAACCACCAGCAAACATATTTCAGACTTCAAGACCTTAAAAGACCCGTTTTACCAT GCTATTGTTGAGAAGATCCACGCCCGTTTGGTTAAAGAGTACATTGTGAGGCTGCTGAAGAGGAAGGTCAGCCTGAaatctccagcacagcagcaaacTCTGGCCCAACACATCTCCAAGAATGCTGCTGACCTGGAAGCCTTCTGCACCAGCAAT GGATCTCAAGCCACCTGGCTGAATTCAGCACTCCCCAAACTGGCTGAAATAATCCGACTTCAGGATTTAGGTGCTATTAAAATTGAAGTTGCAACACTTGCCACAACGTACCCAGACATCCG CAAAAGGCACCTGGAGGCGTTCCTGCACATCAAAGCCAATCTGTCACGCAGTGAACTCAAGAGCATCCTGGGCTATTTGGCAGACAGCACAGCAtccacacagcccagggccctgctcttctctggcaTCAACGTGTCCTAG